CCACCTGTCACgccctctcctcctcacctctGGATCTGCACGAGGTTGCCCAGGTCTTCCACGTCCTTCGGGGACTTGGCCTTGAAAGGCTCGATGGTGAACTTCTCCTCCACCGCCCGGAGCAGCTTGGTCTCCCCTCGCTGCTGGAGAGACTCCCACAGCCCCACCGCGTCACTCAGCGCAGCCCTGTGGAGGAAGGGCCTCAGACCCGGGCACAAGGACCGGGCTAGACCATAATGGAGGGGCAGCTCCATGAGGGGACCTCCTACCTATTTAGACACTTTCTGTGCTCAGCCTCATccctacctcctccaggaagccttccacgACCACTCCAGCTCTTACCGATTCCTCCCTTTTCTCAGCCCTCCCAGtggttctcttttcctttgtgctttGGCTACCAGGAAGCTGAGTGGTTGAACCACTATAAGGGCTCGGGTAAAGTGTGTAGGAGGTCCCCTTCCGGTGGGACAGATTTTCTGCAGATAGGACCCAAGGGATCAAACAGATCACAGAAGGATTTAAGTGAGCCCAGTTAAGGAATCGGAAGGGTGATATATGATCAGATGCAAGTTCTAGGAAGACTGCTCTGGTGCTTGAATGTGAAGCAGACTGGAAAAGggaggaggggcttggggagcccgAGGGGAGGCTGTGGCTTGACTAGGGAACGGAGAGAAGAATACGAATTTGAGCCCAGATCAAAGTCTTAGATCCTAAACGTGGCCCAGTGGCACCTGGCAGGTCTTCGAATATGGGTTGAAGgtgtgcctgcatggctcagtgagttaagcatccaactcttggttacagctcagatcacgatctcaggattgtgagatcaagccctgaggggaagggggggggtgTCTGTGCTCAGcttgcagtctgcttgagattctttccctcttcctccccaccctctaaaatgtaaagaaagtaaatttaaaagcacaagaaacaaacaTTACCCCCAAATATTGGTTGAAGACGCTGCCtttcactggctgtgtgaccttgggcaagctactgtccctctctgagccttgatgTCCTCATGTTAAAAACAGAAGGCATTGGgacacccgggtagctcagtggttgagtgtctgccttcggctcagggtgtgattccggggccctgggatcgagtcccacatcgggctcctcgcggggagcctgcttctccctctgcctgtgtctctgcctctctctgtgtgtctctcatgaataaataaataattttttaaaaatggaaagcatCACTTCTACCCCCGCCCGGCTACTGTGCCGGCCTATGAGACCCCCACGGCGGAGGCCCTCTCCCCCTGTCGCCTGCCCCCACCTGAAATGGGTGACACAGCTGAGTCCCACGAGGCTCCCCAGTCCAGAGGGGTCGATGCCAGTGCTGCGGAGGTCCAGGGAGAAGTCTTGGCCCGCCGCCGCCAAGGCGCTGCCCAGCACGTAGGCGTTGGGAGGCGTGAGCCGGGTGCCCAGGAAGGACAGGCGACCCGGGAGCCCCTGCACCACGTGCTGCCAGAGCGCAGGGTCCGAGGCCTCGTGGGCACAGTGCAGCAGCTCCAGCAGCCGCCCGGCCCGGAGCGTCCCTGGCTGCAGCCGCTTCAGGTACCTGCTGAGCACTTTCTGCTTCCTGTCCCCCAAGGTGACCCCGGCCGGCCCTGCCAGGGCTCCGAGGCAGTCGGCATGAGGCTGGAAAAGCAGCCCGGCCAGGAAGCGCGGTACGCCCTCCAGCCAGTTGTCGTAGGGCCTCTTTTTCCTTGGGGTCAATGCCAAGTACTGTGGCAGCTCCTTGTCCTTGATCTCACTGCTCAGGGCCAGCCACACGGCCCCCAGGAAGCACTGCAGGAGGAAGCTGGAGAAGGCCAGCTCCGTGTCTGGGGCCCCAGGGACGGGCCGCACCAAGCCCTTGGCCACGGCCCAGGCCCTCACCTCCGCCGACGGGAACTGGCTCTCCTGCAGCGTGCCCCGGTGTCTGCGGCCCAGCTCCCACGCCAGCCTGGCCAGTCCCGCCAGGGCCCCCGGGGGGCTGTCCTGGGCCGCAGGGCCTAGCAGGCCCACGTAGAGTCCCGTGAGCGTGGAGGGCAGCTTGGCCCCGTCGCCCAGCTCCAGGAGGGCCTCGGAGAGCTGGCACacggcctggcacacagtggggctgtggctgtggctgagGAGGAACGGCTGGCCGCGGAGGAGGGCCAGGGCTCGCTCTCGGTGCTCCGTGGCCCCAGAGTGGTCCAAGTAGCGCGTCATGTATGTCTCGGCCTGCTGGGCCGAGAAGCCGGCCACCTCGAACACGACGTCGGCCTTGctcaggctctgggccaggcgGCCCCGGGGCCGGGCGATGAGCAGCAGGGTGCAGCCTCGCAGCAGCTTACGCTGGAAGAGGCCGGCCAGCAGCCCCCGGAGGGACTGGGGCTCTGTGGACGTGGGGCCGCACGCACCGTCTTGGCCTTCGAGCCCCTCGAAGGCATCCAGGATGAGAAGAACACGGTCGGGCCTCCTCAAGATATGGCCAAAGACCTCGTCATCCACGGGCTGCGGCCGGGGCCCCAGGGAGAAGAGCAGATCCTGCAGGCGGTACGTGTCCCCCGCACGGTCCAGACAGTGGCAGGGGATGTAGAAGACGAAGTCGTACTGTGGCAGCTGGCCGCAGGCCCAGGCCCGGCTCACTTCTCGGGCCCAGCAACTCTTCCCCTGTCCTGCTTTACCCAGCACAGCGATCACCTGTGTCTCCCGCGGCCGCCGGCGGTCACCCGCGGCCAGCAGCACCTCGGCCAGACCCCCTCGGGCCAGCTGCCGCTCCGCCCAGTCCGGGGTGGCCAGCTCCCTGTCCTGGCTCTTGCTGCTGCTCTTCTCCAGCCGTGCCCTCACCAGCTCCACCTCCACCAGGATGCCATCCGGGCCTGCGGGCTCGGCCTGGTACTTGTCTCGCAGGGAGCTGCAGAACTGCTTCACGCTCTCTGCAAAGTCCCAGGAGGGTgtgagttggggggggggagggtgccaGCGGCAGGACCGGCCATCATGAGGCCAGCCTGACCACCGTCACTAGCTTTTTCACCCACACGCCAGTCGATCCCCACCCACTGCCTTCTTTATTACTGCCTCGTTCAGCTACTCATTCATTCGTTCGCTCACCATCATTCACCTGTCTTCTCCCTTGTGTACCTACCCACCCCTTCATCTACTGGCTAACCCCCTCTGCTCTTGCTCACCTACTCtaagaaggggtgggggaggcataAAGGGTTAAGAGAGTGGAATCCAGGTATCTGGTTCCAATCCCAGGTCCACCACTAATTACTGTAATCTGGAACATGTCCTAGACTCCACTGTGTCTTGGGGCAATGCCCCAGGAGTCCCTCATCTGCAGAAGGGGGGCTAACATTAGGGCCGTGTGCGACACGTGCGATTTAACGTATCTGCTTAGAAGAGCACATGGAACAGAGGAAGACATCGGAGCTCGGTCACCCTCGCATCCCACCTTCCCTCGCCCCCATGCCCGTAGTCACTCTTTCCTTTGTTCACTCTCCCCTCATCATTCCCTCAGCACTTGGGGAGCACCTCCGAGGCCAGGCCCTCGGTAAACATGACTTACGTGTTGTGCATGGTGGACTCAAGGGAGCATGTGAACAAATGCATGTGAGCCAGCCGACAGAATGGGGTTGAGTAAGGGAtgggtgagtgagtgagtgagtgagtgagtgagtgagtgaatgaaggagAGGCAGATTTGGGCTTTCACCTCCTGCCCCTCAGGGCACAGAGAGTCCACCACCACTCACCGGGCAATTTTGGAGGCTTGCTGGAGACCTCGTGAGCTGCCACACATCGGGGAGGGGACAGCTGGTCCTCTGGAGATGAAGCAGTTAGGGTGAGAGGCCTGCCCTGGGACCTCCCTGCCTTGGGAACATTCAGTCCTGAGTATCCCAAAGGCAGAACCACTGCGGGCTGAGTCctcatccccccaaccccacccccatcccccaagACCAAGGTCATAAGGTGGtgacctgcagggagcctgcttctccctttgcctgtgtctctgcctttctctgtgtctctcatgaataaataattgatctttttaaaaaatattttaaaaaaaatttatctatgtAAAACTTGAGATTTATAATTCTGGTGACAATTCAGAAGATCTGGCCACACTGGGTCTCTTTTTGTTCCAGGTGACCAGGAGCTAAAGGCCAGTGGTCAGATTTAGGTGGAGCAAGGGTTCTCTTATGACTTTCACTCCCTGGAGACCCTCCCTGCCTTGTTTTACCCGTACACACAGCCTCCCCGTCCCTGGGGGCGGCTCAGttcctcctccccagggcctcaGTCTTGCTTCCTATAGCTCTCATGGGCCCCGAGGGTCCTTACCTGTCATATTTGCACGGGAGGTCAGGGCTGGTTCTGGCATGCCAGGAAGGTCAGCGGCAGATGGGGCAAAGGGGCTGGTGGAGCCAGGCCGATCTGGGGACTTGGGGAGACTCTGCACGGCTGGGCCACTGGAAGGAAGCACCTGGCTGGCCTGGGGCATCTCCCCTACATTGGGACAAAGGCAAGCAGTGAGAACTAGCCAGGTATTCGCCCAGGCACCCACTCGGGTCACCCCCACCCAAATTAGGCTGCGTGGCTTGGAAGTCTGGGGAGGAGATCCGGGGGCACTTCCAAAGGAGGACATTTCAGGACAGAACTGAGGAAAGAACTCTGGAGTTACATCTAGCTCACAGCGACTTGGTTTCCccacctgtgaaatgggcacaGTCAGCTCACAGGCAGCTTAGGGCAAGTGCTACTATAATACTCTTCctggggatccatgggtggctcagtggtttagcacatgcctttggcccagggcgtgatcctggagtcccagggatggagtcccacatcgggctccctgcatggggcctacttctccctctgcctgtgtctctgcctctctctctctctctgtgtgtgaataaataaaatcttaaaaaaaatactcttcctGCTGTGTGGTCAGTGTCCACTTGCCTAGATGTCAGGGGCACTCCCTTGCTTCTGGTCCCCGGTGCATACAGAAAACTGGTGTACGACCTTTAAAAGATGCTCTTGGATTGGCTGAGAGTCCCCCTTGCCCCTTCCCTGGCTTCATCTTCTCTCTCATCCCTGAGAGCCCAAGCGAGCCTTGCCCTGGACAATTCACAACCCCCAACCATGGGAGGTCAGCAGGGGCCATCCTGCCGATCGCGAAATAAGGCAATTCCAGAAAAGCTACACAAGGATGCACACCAAACCACGCTACCCTGAGAGTGCGGAAGAGCCTCAGTACCTCTGGCGAGCATCTCTTATTGTTTGGCTTGTGAATGAGCATGTACTGTCATCGTGATTTTTAAATAGCATGAAGTTTAGTACAGAGGAgggggaaaataaagcaaagctaAGGCTTGGTGGGGGGAAGTGACACATGGAAAGCTACAGGCCACTGGCTGGGTCACTCAACCCAAACCACCTCGGGGAGCTCTGCTCTTCTGCTTTGATTTTTGGGAAAGGGGGTCAGAGAagggtgttctgggggagggtgTATCATGAGAAGGTGCTGCacgcctggggttggggggaggatgGGATCAGGGAGGAGGCAGGTAGCAGCGGGAGGGGGGTGCGGGGGCAGCCAGGCCTCACACACTCACCTTGATAGATGACCATGCCAGACACCCCTGTCCCAGCCCCCGAGATGGGCCAGagcccctggggcagggaggggaggctggggacgATCTGGATGCCACCAGCAGGAAGACTCAGGCAGCTCAGCAAGGAACCAGAGGCAGGTACTGCAAGAGGCAAAGGCATGAGGTGGGAGCGTCCGGAGCACCTATGTTCCTCATCCCGTTTCATGATTATTCGATGGACATCTGACAGCGCCACCGTCCCCTGGAGCAGCAGCTGTGTCTGGCTGGCCCATGACGGTGTCCCCAGTACCCGCAGAGTGGCTGGCACAGACGGGGTGCTCAGTTCACAGCTGATGAGTGATGAGGGCTGACGGGTAGACGCCCCAATCGGTGGGCCTTCCCTGCTCTATCTCCCAGGGGACGTGTTTCCTTCCAAGGCACATTCCCCGGCACAGGCTGAGTTGATGGGGACCGTGAGGGTGGGACTAGCTGGGTGGAAGTGGGCTACACAGAGTGGGTGGGGAAGTCTGCTCCCCAAGTCCCTAACGTACCTGGCATCAGGACAGTCTCCCCGAGCCAGCTCTGGACAGGTGCGGGCTGCTCGTTGAAGATGGCAGGTGATGACAGGCAGGGAAGAGCCGAGGGGTCACTCACTGACTCCACCAGGAAGGTGCCAGTCACCATGGGTACAGTGAGGGGCTCAGCTGTGAGGAAGAGGAAGCATGTTAGATCAACGGGACCATGGGTGGGATCCGAAGGGGTCTGGAGGGACCCTTCTGGGGAGGACCTCAGAAGCAGAGTAATCTCTCCTGGCAGTTAAGGAAGCTCCCATCTTCTTCCCAGCCCGAGGGAAGCTGCTCTGTCAGcagcttctctgtgccaggcagccctccagcccccagccctttCCCTGACACCAGGTCCTGAGAGCTTCCTAAGGTGGAGAGCCACAGGCAGGACAGAACCTATGAACAGGCTGGTGCCTGGGGCCCCTACCACCTTCCATGGCCAGCTGCTGAGCCCCTTGGGGGACCCTAAGAGGCCCCAAGCACTCCCTAAAGAAGGCAGGGGCTGTATGTGTCCCCTTGTCCCCCATCAGACTGGGGCAGGGGTTTTTCTCCTCCATTTAGTAGGGACATAGAAGAGGGTAGAAATTTGCTTCTCCCATCAGTTTGGGAGCTCCCCAGAGGGACGATTTTCCTATCATCCCGGGTCTTCACAGGGAGAGCTCCTATCTCCCCCATCGGACTGGGGTAAGTCTTTGAAAGTAGGAACCCAGTGTCTCCCATCAGACTGAGAGATTTCTGAGGCCAGGGATCACTTCTCCATcattctggattctttttttttttaagatttatttattcatgagagacacagaaagagaggtcgagacacaggcagagggagaagcaggctccatgcagggagcctgatgtgggacttgatcctgggaccccaggatcatgccctgggctgaaggcaggggctaaacccaAGGATACCCCATTGTTCTGGATTCTTCATGGACAGGGCTCCAGTCTCTCCCATCAGATCGGTTCTTTCTGAGGGTAGGGATTAGGCTTCCTTCATTAGATTACGAGCTATTTCCTCACTCTGTCACTCAGGGGTtggtcccccccccaccccacacacacactttgtaaTCACAACCAGGACAAGAAGGGAGGTGGTACAAGAGGGGAggtgaagggagaggagggggcatctggagggaggaggcagggagctgAGGAAGAGGCTGACTGCGGCATGGGGCTCTCAGGAGGCCAGAGGGTACTGGGTGACCAGCTGACCCTTGGTGACTCTGTACTATAAAAGGAGAAGTGTGGCCTGGAGGGGCAGTGGAATAAGGCAGGAGGCAGGATCTCCTCTCTGACTCAGAATTAAGAAGAAGGGGTGTAGAGGGAGAGGCTTGGTAGGAGAAGTTGAACCTCCCAGCAGCCCTGAAACTGCAGAACAAGGGGTATGGCATCACGATCTTGGTTTGCATCCCAACTCCGCCTctcagtagctgtgtgaccttggatgagcCACTTCACCTATCTGAGCCTTGGCTTTCCACTGCCTTTCATACATGCACCTGCAGAGGCCCTGGCCTTCCCGCCTCATCATCTCCCTGggcccaccccaccctgctcacCTAGCTTCCTGTGCTTCAAGTCCACGGGCAGTTCCTCTGGGAAGGCTGCGGAGAGAATATCATGGTCAGGTGCCCGGAGGAAGGTGTGGTCCAAGCCATGAGGAGCCCAGGAACCCCAGCAGCCACATGGCCCTGCCCTAAATGGTGGGGAAGTGGCCTTGTGGGTCCCCTTGCCTCCCCTTTCTCTGATCGTTCCTGCTCCCTGCCTGTCTGGCTGTGCCCAAACCCCACCTTAAACACCCAGGGCTAATGAGATACTGGAAGAGGCAGGGGACACAAGATGAgtttgaatttagaaaaataagcattGAAAAAAAACCCTGCTTTTGGTCTTTTCCTAGCTGTGCGTCTTTGCAACACAGCCTCTGTGAGCCTTGATGGCTCATCTGTGAACCCGGGGCGGGGATTCCTACTTAGCCCGAGTGCACTGAAAAATCGTGAGCTAAGTGCCAAGCACTAGCACGCCAACGGAGAAAAACCCTATGTGTCTCTCAGCCCGGGGCTGG
This DNA window, taken from Canis lupus familiaris isolate Mischka breed German Shepherd chromosome 6, alternate assembly UU_Cfam_GSD_1.0, whole genome shotgun sequence, encodes the following:
- the CIITA gene encoding MHC class II transactivator isoform X13, which produces MRCPAPRPAGLYLPEPQDSGQFATMELGPLEGGYLELLNSSTDPLQLFHLYDQTDLAREEIELFSEPDMDTINCEQFSRLLCDMEGDEETREAYANIAELDQYVFQDSQLEGLGKDIFIEHIGLEDMISETVEVLEEAGQKSQKRPFPEELPVDLKHRKLAEPLTVPMVTGTFLVESVSDPSALPCLSSPAIFNEQPAPVQSWLGETVLMPVPASGSLLSCLSLPAGGIQIVPSLPSLPQGLWPISGAGTGVSGMVIYQGEMPQASQVLPSSGPAVQSLPKSPDRPGSTSPFAPSAADLPGMPEPALTSRANMTEDQLSPPRCVAAHEVSSKPPKLPESVKQFCSSLRDKYQAEPAGPDGILVEVELVRARLEKSSSKSQDRELATPDWAERQLARGGLAEVLLAAGDRRRPRETQVIAVLGKAGQGKSCWAREVSRAWACGQLPQYDFVFYIPCHCLDRAGDTYRLQDLLFSLGPRPQPVDDEVFGHILRRPDRVLLILDAFEGLEGQDGACGPTSTEPQSLRGLLAGLFQRKLLRGCTLLLIARPRGRLAQSLSKADVVFEVAGFSAQQAETYMTRYLDHSGATEHRERALALLRGQPFLLSHSHSPTVCQAVCQLSEALLELGDGAKLPSTLTGLYVGLLGPAAQDSPPGALAGLARLAWELGRRHRGTLQESQFPSAEVRAWAVAKGLVRPVPGAPDTELAFSSFLLQCFLGAVWLALSSEIKDKELPQYLALTPRKKRPYDNWLEGVPRFLAGLLFQPHADCLGALAGPAGVTLGDRKQKVLSRYLKRLQPGTLRAGRLLELLHCAHEASDPALWQHVVQGLPGRLSFLGTRLTPPNAYVLGSALAAAGQDFSLDLRSTGIDPSGLGSLVGLSCVTHFRAALSDAVGLWESLQQRGETKLLRAVEEKFTIEPFKAKSPKDVEDLGNLVQIQRTRSSSEDTAGELPAVRDLKKLEFALGSVFGPQAFPKLVKILEAFSSLQHLDLDSLSENKIGDEGVEQLSATFPRLKALETLNLSQNSITDVGACKLAEALPSLAPSLLRLSLYNNYICDVGAESLAQVLPDMVSLRVLDVQYNKFTGAGAQQLAASLRKCPHVETLAMWTPTIPFGVHEHLQQLDSRISLR
- the CIITA gene encoding MHC class II transactivator isoform X16 gives rise to the protein MNHFQTILARVRMLLSSHQPSQVQALLDNMLEKELLSREYHCALLHEPDGEALARKISLTLLEKGDPDLALLRWAWSGWQTPVAEGDPNSSKDHVDSGQFATMELGPLEGGYLELLNSSTDPLQLFHLYDQTDLAREEIELFSEPDMDTINCEQFSRLLCDMEGDEETREAYANIAELDQYVFQDSQLEGLGKDIFIEHIGLEDMISETVEVLEEAGQKSQKRPFPEELPVDLKHRKLAEPLTVPMVTGTFLVESVSDPSALPCLSSPAIFNEQPAPVQSWLGETVLMPVPASGSLLSCLSLPAGGIQIVPSLPSLPQGLWPISGAGTGVSGMVIYQGEMPQASQVLPSSGPAVQSLPKSPDRPGSTSPFAPSAADLPGMPEPALTSRANMTEDQLSPPRCVAAHEVSSKPPKLPESVKQFCSSLRDKYQAEPAGPDGILVEVELVRARLEKSSSKSQDRELATPDWAERQLARGGLAEVLLAAGDRRRPRETQVIAVLGKAGQGKSCWAREVSRAWACGQLPQYDFVFYIPCHCLDRAGDTYRLQDLLFSLGPRPQPVDDEVFGHILRRPDRVLLILDAFEGLEGQDGACGPTSTEPQSLRGLLAGLFQRKLLRGCTLLLIARPRGRLAQSLSKADVVFEVAGFSAQQAETYMTRYLDHSGATEHRERALALLRGQPFLLSHSHSPTVCQAVCQLSEALLELGDGAKLPSTLTGLYVGLLGPAAQDSPPGALAGLARLAWELGRRHRGTLQESQFPSAEVRAWAVAKGLVRPVPGAPDTELAFSSFLLQCFLGAVWLALSSEIKDKELPQYLALTPRKKRPYDNWLEGVPRFLAGLLFQPHADCLGALAGPAGVTLGDRKQKVLSRYLKRLQPGTLRAGRLLELLHCAHEASDPALWQHVVQGLPGRLSFLGTRLTPPNAYVLGSALAAAGQDFSLDLRSTGIDPSGLGSLVGLSCVTHFSPVLVPGSEALPPQGCAE
- the CIITA gene encoding MHC class II transactivator isoform X12, whose translation is MNHFQTILARVRMLLSSHQPSQVQALLDNMLEKELLSREYHCALLHEPDGEALARKISLTLLEKGDPDLALLRWAWSGWQTPVAEGDPNSSKDHVDSGQFATMELGPLEGGYLELLNSSTDPLQLFHLYDQTDLAREEIELFSEPDMDTINCEQFSRLLCDMEGDEETREAYANIAELDQYVFQDSQLEGLGKDIFIEHIGLEDMISETVEVLEEAGQKSQKRPEPLTVPMVTGTFLVESVSDPSALPCLSSPAIFNEQPAPVQSWLGETVLMPVPASGSLLSCLSLPAGGIQIVPSLPSLPQGLWPISGAGTGVSGMVIYQGEMPQASQVLPSSGPAVQSLPKSPDRPGSTSPFAPSAADLPGMPEPALTSRANMTEDQLSPPRCVAAHEVSSKPPKLPESVKQFCSSLRDKYQAEPAGPDGILVEVELVRARLEKSSSKSQDRELATPDWAERQLARGGLAEVLLAAGDRRRPRETQVIAVLGKAGQGKSCWAREVSRAWACGQLPQYDFVFYIPCHCLDRAGDTYRLQDLLFSLGPRPQPVDDEVFGHILRRPDRVLLILDAFEGLEGQDGACGPTSTEPQSLRGLLAGLFQRKLLRGCTLLLIARPRGRLAQSLSKADVVFEVAGFSAQQAETYMTRYLDHSGATEHRERALALLRGQPFLLSHSHSPTVCQAVCQLSEALLELGDGAKLPSTLTGLYVGLLGPAAQDSPPGALAGLARLAWELGRRHRGTLQESQFPSAEVRAWAVAKGLVRPVPGAPDTELAFSSFLLQCFLGAVWLALSSEIKDKELPQYLALTPRKKRPYDNWLEGVPRFLAGLLFQPHADCLGALAGPAGVTLGDRKQKVLSRYLKRLQPGTLRAGRLLELLHCAHEASDPALWQHVVQGLPGRLSFLGTRLTPPNAYVLGSALAAAGQDFSLDLRSTGIDPSGLGSLVGLSCVTHFRAALSDAVGLWESLQQRGETKLLRAVEEKFTIEPFKAKSPKDVEDLGNLVQIQRTRSSSEDTAGELPAVRDLKKLEFALGSVFGPQAFPKLVKILEAFSSLQHLDLDSLSENKIGDEGVEQLSATFPRLKALETLNLSQNSITDVGACKLAEALPSLAPSLLRLSLYNNYICDVGAESLAQVLPDMVSLRVLDVQYNKFTGAGAQQLAASLRKCPHVETLAMWTPTIPFGVHEHLQQLDSRISLR
- the CIITA gene encoding MHC class II transactivator isoform X1; the encoded protein is MNHFQTILARVRMLLSSHQPSQVQALLDNMLEKELLSREYHCALLHEPDGEALARKISLTLLEKGDPDLALLRWAWSGWQTPVAEGDPNSSKDHVDSGQFATMELGPLEGGYLELLNSSTDPLQLFHLYDQTDLAREEIELFSEPDMDTINCEQFSRLLCDMEGDEETREAYANIAELDQYVFQDSQLEGLGKDIFIEHIGLEDMISETVEVLEEAGQKSQKRPFPEELPVDLKHRKLAEPLTVPMVTGTFLVESVSDPSALPCLSSPAIFNEQPAPVQSWLGETVLMPVPASGSLLSCLSLPAGGIQIVPSLPSLPQGLWPISGAGTGVSGMVIYQGEMPQASQVLPSSGPAVQSLPKSPDRPGSTSPFAPSAADLPGMPEPALTSRANMTEDQLSPPRCVAAHEVSSKPPKLPESVKQFCSSLRDKYQAEPAGPDGILVEVELVRARLEKSSSKSQDRELATPDWAERQLARGGLAEVLLAAGDRRRPRETQVIAVLGKAGQGKSCWAREVSRAWACGQLPQYDFVFYIPCHCLDRAGDTYRLQDLLFSLGPRPQPVDDEVFGHILRRPDRVLLILDAFEGLEGQDGACGPTSTEPQSLRGLLAGLFQRKLLRGCTLLLIARPRGRLAQSLSKADVVFEVAGFSAQQAETYMTRYLDHSGATEHRERALALLRGQPFLLSHSHSPTVCQAVCQLSEALLELGDGAKLPSTLTGLYVGLLGPAAQDSPPGALAGLARLAWELGRRHRGTLQESQFPSAEVRAWAVAKGLVRPVPGAPDTELAFSSFLLQCFLGAVWLALSSEIKDKELPQYLALTPRKKRPYDNWLEGVPRFLAGLLFQPHADCLGALAGPAGVTLGDRKQKVLSRYLKRLQPGTLRAGRLLELLHCAHEASDPALWQHVVQGLPGRLSFLGTRLTPPNAYVLGSALAAAGQDFSLDLRSTGIDPSGLGSLVGLSCVTHFRAALSDAVGLWESLQQRGETKLLRAVEEKFTIEPFKAKSPKDVEDLGNLVQIQRTRSSSEDTAGELPAVRDLKKLEFALGSVFGPQAFPKLVKILEAFSSLQHLDLDSLSENKIGDEGVEQLSATFPRLKALETLNLSQNSITDVGACKLAEALPSLAPSLLRLSLYNNYICDVGAESLAQVLPDMVSLRVLDVQYNKFTGAGAQQLAASLRKCPHVETLAMWTPTIPFGVHEHLQQLDSRISLR
- the CIITA gene encoding MHC class II transactivator isoform X15 gives rise to the protein MELGPLEGGYLELLNSSTDPLQLFHLYDQTDLAREEIELFSEPDMDTINCEQFSRLLCDMEGDEETREAYANIAELDQYVFQDSQLEGLGKDIFIEHIGLEDMISETVEVLEEAGQKSQKRPFPEELPVDLKHRKLAEPLTVPMVTGTFLVESVSDPSALPCLSSPAIFNEQPAPVQSWLGETVLMPVPASGSLLSCLSLPAGGIQIVPSLPSLPQGLWPISGAGTGVSGMVIYQGEMPQASQVLPSSGPAVQSLPKSPDRPGSTSPFAPSAADLPGMPEPALTSRANMTEDQLSPPRCVAAHEVSSKPPKLPESVKQFCSSLRDKYQAEPAGPDGILVEVELVRARLEKSSSKSQDRELATPDWAERQLARGGLAEVLLAAGDRRRPRETQVIAVLGKAGQGKSCWAREVSRAWACGQLPQYDFVFYIPCHCLDRAGDTYRLQDLLFSLGPRPQPVDDEVFGHILRRPDRVLLILDAFEGLEGQDGACGPTSTEPQSLRGLLAGLFQRKLLRGCTLLLIARPRGRLAQSLSKADVVFEVAGFSAQQAETYMTRYLDHSGATEHRERALALLRGQPFLLSHSHSPTVCQAVCQLSEALLELGDGAKLPSTLTGLYVGLLGPAAQDSPPGALAGLARLAWELGRRHRGTLQESQFPSAEVRAWAVAKGLVRPVPGAPDTELAFSSFLLQCFLGAVWLALSSEIKDKELPQYLALTPRKKRPYDNWLEGVPRFLAGLLFQPHADCLGALAGPAGVTLGDRKQKVLSRYLKRLQPGTLRAGRLLELLHCAHEASDPALWQHVVQGLPGRLSFLGTRLTPPNAYVLGSALAAAGQDFSLDLRSTGIDPSGLGSLVGLSCVTHFRAALSDAVGLWESLQQRGETKLLRAVEEKFTIEPFKAKSPKDVEDLGNLVQIQRTRSSSEDTAGELPAVRDLKKLEFALGSVFGPQAFPKLVKILEAFSSLQHLDLDSLSENKIGDEGVEQLSATFPRLKALETLNLSQNSITDVGACKLAEALPSLAPSLLRLSLYNNYICDVGAESLAQVLPDMVSLRVLDVQYNKFTGAGAQQLAASLRKCPHVETLAMWTPTIPFGVHEHLQQLDSRISLR
- the CIITA gene encoding MHC class II transactivator isoform X14, yielding MARLPAPLHRADSGQFATMELGPLEGGYLELLNSSTDPLQLFHLYDQTDLAREEIELFSEPDMDTINCEQFSRLLCDMEGDEETREAYANIAELDQYVFQDSQLEGLGKDIFIEHIGLEDMISETVEVLEEAGQKSQKRPFPEELPVDLKHRKLAEPLTVPMVTGTFLVESVSDPSALPCLSSPAIFNEQPAPVQSWLGETVLMPVPASGSLLSCLSLPAGGIQIVPSLPSLPQGLWPISGAGTGVSGMVIYQGEMPQASQVLPSSGPAVQSLPKSPDRPGSTSPFAPSAADLPGMPEPALTSRANMTEDQLSPPRCVAAHEVSSKPPKLPESVKQFCSSLRDKYQAEPAGPDGILVEVELVRARLEKSSSKSQDRELATPDWAERQLARGGLAEVLLAAGDRRRPRETQVIAVLGKAGQGKSCWAREVSRAWACGQLPQYDFVFYIPCHCLDRAGDTYRLQDLLFSLGPRPQPVDDEVFGHILRRPDRVLLILDAFEGLEGQDGACGPTSTEPQSLRGLLAGLFQRKLLRGCTLLLIARPRGRLAQSLSKADVVFEVAGFSAQQAETYMTRYLDHSGATEHRERALALLRGQPFLLSHSHSPTVCQAVCQLSEALLELGDGAKLPSTLTGLYVGLLGPAAQDSPPGALAGLARLAWELGRRHRGTLQESQFPSAEVRAWAVAKGLVRPVPGAPDTELAFSSFLLQCFLGAVWLALSSEIKDKELPQYLALTPRKKRPYDNWLEGVPRFLAGLLFQPHADCLGALAGPAGVTLGDRKQKVLSRYLKRLQPGTLRAGRLLELLHCAHEASDPALWQHVVQGLPGRLSFLGTRLTPPNAYVLGSALAAAGQDFSLDLRSTGIDPSGLGSLVGLSCVTHFRAALSDAVGLWESLQQRGETKLLRAVEEKFTIEPFKAKSPKDVEDLGNLVQIQRTRSSSEDTAGELPAVRDLKKLEFALGSVFGPQAFPKLVKILEAFSSLQHLDLDSLSENKIGDEGVEQLSATFPRLKALETLNLSQNSITDVGACKLAEALPSLAPSLLRLSLYNNYICDVGAESLAQVLPDMVSLRVLDVQYNKFTGAGAQQLAASLRKCPHVETLAMWTPTIPFGVHEHLQQLDSRISLR